In Candidatus Eremiobacteraceae bacterium, the genomic stretch GTCATCGGCAACCAGCCGATCAGTTTGCGCGAATCGCTGCTCGCCGAAGCCTTCCATATGGGTGAGGCCGTCGTGCGAGTCAGTCGCGAGCTGTGCCCAGAGCGCGGCCTTTTCGGTGCGTTCTGTCTCGAGACGATCGTCACGCCGGAGGCGGAGTTCTACTTGATGGAGATCTCCGCGCGCATCGTCGCCGGCACGAATCTCTTCATCGACGGATCGCCGTACTCGTATCTCAACTATGACGAGCCGATGTCGACCGGCCGGCGCATAGCCCGCGAGATCAAGAACGCGCTGCTCTCGAACAGCCTCGAGATGGTGCTCGACCAGTCGAGCAAGTTGCCGGAGTTCTACCTCGCCGATCTCGAATCGCCCGGTGTCGCGATCTCGGGTCCCGGCGTGCCGGCGAACTAGAGGAATGGCCCAAGGCTCGAAAGCCCCCGACGCGCTCGCTCGATACGACCGGCGCGCGCTGACCGTCTGTTCTATCGGCAGCCATTCCGCGCTCGACGTGTGCCTCGGCGCGAAGCGCAACGGTCTGCGGTCGCTCGTCGTCGCCTCGCGCGGTCGGGAGACGACGTACGACACGTACTACCGCACGCGGGCGGACGGCGGCTGCGTCGACGACACGATCGTGCTTGCGCAATTCGCCGACATACTCGACACCGCTGTCCAACGTGACCTGCTCGGCCGCAATGTCATCTTCGTACCGAACCGCTCATTCGAGGTCTATCTGCGGCAGCGATACACGTACGACGAGATCGAGGCGGGCATGCTCGTGCCGTTTTTCGGCTCACGCAAACTGCTGCGTGCCGAAGAGCGCGGCGAGGATTCGCCCGACGACCAATACTCGCTGCTCGACCGCGCCGGCATCCGATATCCGCGGCGCCTCGCGGGGCCGTCGGACATCGACGGATTGACGATCGTCAAGGCGCCGCACGCGAAGGTGTCGTTCGAGCGCGCCTTCTTCCTTACGACCGATCCGCTTCATTATAGAGAGCGCTCCGCCGAAC encodes the following:
- a CDS encoding DUF1297 domain-containing protein translates to MAQGSKAPDALARYDRRALTVCSIGSHSALDVCLGAKRNGLRSLVVASRGRETTYDTYYRTRADGGCVDDTIVLAQFADILDTAVQRDLLGRNVIFVPNRSFEVYLRQRYTYDEIEAGMLVPFFGSRKLLRAEERGEDSPDDQYSLLDRAGIRYPRRLAGPSDIDGLTIVKAPHAKVSFERAFFLTTDPLHYRERSAELVERGVVTVDGLSTAVFEEYVIGPTVNLNFFWSPISNELELLGTDTRRQTDIDGARSLLAREQAALGDGYVPGMEEAGHIATTLTESMLEQAFDMGSRFVKAAYEAMPPGIIGPFALQCIIASGPPKSFVVYDVSLRIPGSPGTKYTPYSAYRWGTEMSVGERIGKEIALARDSNRLADICT